The following proteins come from a genomic window of Gordonia westfalica:
- a CDS encoding MBL fold metallo-hydrolase, with amino-acid sequence MTTIEVTGRRQQQAWADKVLPPVEEVRPGLWSIPVPMGPNPLRYVLVYALARPDGGLALIDVGWPSDESWQALVDGIRSTGHDVTDVRSAAITHFHPDHFGLVPRLLEHTDAELLMHRDDACHLRYHSDDEVERQLDEARWELRVLGAPADVAGLGLVDFVRLPDGRTIDRELTADAPLDIPGWNLRAIWTPGHTPGHLCFADDDAGIIFTGDHLLPRISPNVSTSPMQTQSPLADYLTSLANTERMRDHEALPSHEYRFRGLGARVTGLLSHHEERLTEITETVAARPESTAWEITRSVSWSRPFSDLNLTMKRLALRETDAHLLVLSERGILASTTAPTEPDLADTAIEPVRWSLSTMSEHRTSSSPSAVHHTEENHA; translated from the coding sequence ATGACCACTATCGAGGTGACCGGTCGGCGTCAGCAGCAGGCCTGGGCCGACAAGGTGCTCCCACCCGTCGAAGAGGTGCGTCCCGGCCTGTGGTCGATCCCCGTGCCGATGGGCCCCAATCCACTGCGATACGTCCTGGTCTACGCCCTGGCGCGACCCGACGGCGGCCTGGCGCTCATCGACGTGGGCTGGCCGTCGGACGAGTCGTGGCAGGCCCTCGTCGACGGCATCCGCAGCACCGGCCACGACGTCACCGACGTCCGATCGGCCGCCATCACCCACTTCCATCCCGATCATTTCGGCCTGGTCCCGAGGCTGCTCGAACACACCGACGCCGAACTCCTGATGCACCGCGACGACGCCTGCCACCTCCGCTATCACTCCGACGACGAGGTCGAACGCCAGCTCGACGAGGCCCGGTGGGAACTGCGGGTGCTCGGCGCCCCGGCCGACGTCGCCGGGCTGGGACTCGTCGACTTCGTCCGGTTGCCCGACGGCCGGACCATCGATCGGGAACTGACCGCCGACGCCCCGCTCGACATCCCGGGCTGGAACCTGCGCGCGATCTGGACACCTGGCCACACCCCCGGCCACCTGTGTTTCGCCGACGACGACGCCGGGATCATCTTCACCGGTGACCACCTTCTGCCCCGGATCAGCCCGAACGTATCCACCAGCCCGATGCAGACGCAGAGCCCGCTCGCGGACTACCTGACGTCGCTGGCCAACACCGAGCGGATGCGCGACCACGAGGCCCTGCCGTCGCACGAGTACCGCTTCCGCGGTCTGGGCGCCCGCGTCACCGGACTGCTGTCCCATCACGAGGAACGGCTCACCGAGATCACCGAGACGGTCGCCGCCCGCCCGGAGTCCACGGCATGGGAGATCACCCGGTCCGTCAGCTGGTCCCGGCCGTTCAGCGACCTCAACCTCACGATGAAACGACTCGCCCTCCGCGAGACCGACGCTCACCTGCTGGTCCTGAGTGAACGCGGAATCCTCGCCTCGACGACGGCACCGACGGAACCCGACCTCGCCGACACCGCGATCGAACCGGTCCGGTGGTCGCTGTCGACCATGTCCGAACACCGCACCAGCAGTTCACCATCCGCAGTTCACCACACAGAGGAGAATCACGCATGA